One window of the Canis aureus isolate CA01 chromosome 1, VMU_Caureus_v.1.0, whole genome shotgun sequence genome contains the following:
- the LOC144307364 gene encoding uncharacterized protein LOC144307364 isoform X1: MILITQPDKQARPAKVLSGLKEIEFWRLKRDILLITDSLGAVQNSILLSRCANLLIHAPTEGHLDYLHILAIMNKPSITMCVQNFVETPLQLKKLAYASRGKLECQIYFSTSPFSKGFWTSKFGASWHLQIQNFVSVAL; the protein is encoded by the exons ATGATTTTGATTACACAACCAGACAAGCAAGCCAGACCAGCTAAAGTGCTGTCCGGGTTGAAGGAAATTGAATTTTGGAGGCTGAAGAGGGACATACTGCTCATCACTGATAGCCTAGGAGCAG TACagaatagtattctattgtcCAGATGTGCCAATTTATTGATCCATGCACCTACTGAAGGCCATCTTGATTATCTCcatattttggcaattatgaacaaACCTTCTATCACCATGTGTGTGCAGAATTTTGTGGAGAC CCCTCTGCAGCTTAAGAAATTGGCATATGCATCCAGGGGAAAGCTGGAATGTCAGATTTACTTTTCTACATCTCCATTCTCTAAGGGATTTTGGACCTCTAAGTTTGGAGCTTCTTGGCATctccaaattcaaaattttgtttctgtAGCATTGTGA